TGCCGCCATGCACCACTTCGCAATGCACTTCGGAGCCTTTAACCGCGTCGACTTTCATCACAATGCGACCGTCGTCCAGCAACAGCACGTCACCGGATTTCACATCGTTGGGCAATTCTTTGTAGGCCAATCCCACGCGTTCCTGGTTACCGCCATTGGAATCGTGTTTGGCATCCAGAATGAACTTGCTGCCCACCGCCAGATCAACCTTGCCATTGGCAAAGCGATCAATACGGATCTTGGGACCTTGCAAATCCACCAACACGCCCACTTCACGTCCCAGCTTGGCAGCCGCGGCACGAACAGCTTCAACACGCGCTGTATGCTCTTCCACTGCACCGTGAGAGAAATTGATTCGAACAACATCAACGCCAGCCTTAACCAGCTTTTCGATCATGCCAGGCTGATCGGTGGCTGGGCCTAATGTGGCGAGTATCTTCGTTCTTCTAAGCATCGATTATCTTTTTTCCTAACAGACGAGCCGATCAGATGATCGGCTCGAACTTTGAGTAATTACTTGGCGCGCTGTTCCAGAATTTCTACTGCAGGCAACACTTTGCCTTCCAGGAATTCCAAGAATGCGCCACCACCGGTGGAAATATAGGAAACTTTGTCAGCAATGTTGTACTTGTCCACCGCAGCCAGGGTGTCACCACCACCAGCGATAGAGAACGCGCTGGAATCAGCAACGGCCAGAGCCAACGTTTTGGTGCCTTCGCCGAACTGGTCGAATTCAAACACGCCAACGGGGCCGTTCCATACGATGGTACCGGCTGATTTCAAGGACTCCGCCAACATCTTCGCGGTCTTTGGACCGATGTCGAAAATCATGTCGTCATCAGCCACATCTTTTACGTCTTTCACGGTCGCAACGGCCGTGGGTGAAAACTCCTTGCCAACAACAACGTCAACAGGGATGGGCACGATGGCGCCACGAGCAGCCATTTTGTCCATGATTTTCTTGGCTTCAGCCACCAGATCCGCTTCTGCCAGGGACTTGCCCACTTTCAAACCGGCAGCCAACATGAAAGTGTTGGCGATACCACCGCCCACAATCAGGTTGTCTACCTTGTCTGCCATGGAATCCAGAATGGTCAGTTTAGTAGAAACTTTGGAACCAGCAACGATGGCTGCCAACGGGCGCTTGGGAGCAGCCAAGGCTTTACCCAGTGCATCCAGTTCCGCGGCCAGCAGTGGACCTGCACAGGCAACTTCTGCGTACTTGGCAACACCGTGAGTAGAACCTTCAGCGCGGTGTGCAGTACCGAACGCGTCCATTACAAATACGTCGCACAGTGAGGCGTATTTCTTGGCCAGATCGTCGCTATTTTTCTTTTCGCCTTTGTTGAAACGCACGTTTTCGAACAACACAACTTCACCGGCAGCAACTTCAACGCCGTCGAAGTAATCTCTGATCAAACGCACGGGCTTGCCCATCAGTTTGCTCAGGTGATCAGCCACAGGCTTCATGGAATTTTCCTCGCTGAACACGCCCTCTTCAGGACGGCCCAGGTGAGACATCACCATGACTTTGGCGCCAGACTTGGCCGCTTGCTCGATGGTAGGCAGGGTTGCGCGAATACGCACATCGCTGGTCACCTTGCCATCTTTAACGGGTACGTTCAAATCGGCACGAATCAGAACTCGCTTACCGGCAAGTTTCAGATCA
The nucleotide sequence above comes from Gammaproteobacteria bacterium. Encoded proteins:
- a CDS encoding phosphoglycerate kinase → MSVIKMTDLKLAGKRVLIRADLNVPVKDGKVTSDVRIRATLPTIEQAAKSGAKVMVMSHLGRPEEGVFSEENSMKPVADHLSKLMGKPVRLIRDYFDGVEVAAGEVVLFENVRFNKGEKKNSDDLAKKYASLCDVFVMDAFGTAHRAEGSTHGVAKYAEVACAGPLLAAELDALGKALAAPKRPLAAIVAGSKVSTKLTILDSMADKVDNLIVGGGIANTFMLAAGLKVGKSLAEADLVAEAKKIMDKMAARGAIVPIPVDVVVGKEFSPTAVATVKDVKDVADDDMIFDIGPKTAKMLAESLKSAGTIVWNGPVGVFEFDQFGEGTKTLALAVADSSAFSIAGGGDTLAAVDKYNIADKVSYISTGGGAFLEFLEGKVLPAVEILEQRAK